A section of the Rhipicephalus sanguineus isolate Rsan-2018 chromosome 11, BIME_Rsan_1.4, whole genome shotgun sequence genome encodes:
- the LOC119375125 gene encoding uncharacterized protein LOC119375125 produces MTPCLGQSLCNEHPGPPHRSWEPTQHRLSNRGKRGQGNRTDPEQGRLAQLIEKTLEKELDGYTDHNGRLLLEMTQELSLEIANLRADCEGTYSGLGKSLRNVHIDEEGRHSLGSDHNRLRLQFEASPWRQKVKKHEPATRFLPDAAYEEVANELELCSGREQADTYEQYIAQLRQIMRKHEKIVKARRGFSRKSWWDGEVQAAIKARRTANRCHRQCVKRPHSADVQATWQEYLRRKREMQAITQRKIAEANHKTLHAIKSAGRGAAAKFWTYVSRLDGKATQQEIRTESTRDKTTDLHRALTDHLHQLYAQPHPSTHTELPCPDVSEPTGTGHQKWTVARSAIDRAISKIGARTARGFDGIPAGLVKRLGAGARAQLADFFSEILAGVPIPSDWLRGKVILLPKRGGDPGLLRDCRPLTITSVVYRVFAQVLKAWMTTWAEEGGHLTELQNGFRRDRRLEDNLFVLTQCIEVARKEERGLIGCFLDVSKAYDSVPHELLLQHLEALGMPPTWTGLLGRLYRDSSVVATLNGAYSSEVRVGKGLKQGCPLSPLLYMLYTAGVERTILASGVGFVVERISDGLKEQQTLPGLVFADDIVLLAGNSGDLQTLVTSCAEAMAPLGLQFNTKKSAVVNFSGPGLPGLLTLPGGGLLPEAPEYRYLGVNFWAQVDYTANHERHLRQTSQRAGQVLRRRCLWGFNRPIMVRELWKAVHVPALTFANAVICPAAQTREWLERSQRAVGRLALGCHGNVANEAVQGDLGWSCFEAREARSKLSYEGRLRLMQPHRWARRIFDYVHRNGIRTRWSKRLQHLSRKYGFYTSPVQEDTEHKWSKAVKTQVRMTEADTWRRDMEEKSTLRIYRESKQEIHVEPLFDNSVASSLLFEARAGALRTLAYRRRFDDSVGDAMCRSQ; encoded by the exons ATGACGCCATGCCTCGGCCAAAGCCTATGCAACGAGCACCCTGGACCTCCGCATCGGAGCTGGGAACCGACACAACATCGGCTGTCGAACCGAGGGAAGCGTGGGCAAGGGAACAGGACAGATCCGGAGCAAGGAAGACTGGCCCAGCTCATCGAGAAGACCCTCGAGAAG GAGCTCGACGGTTACACTGACCACAATGGGAGGCTCTTGTTAGAGATGACCCAGGAGCTTTCCCTTGAAATCGCAAACCTCAGAGCAGACTGCGAGGGCACGTATAGTG GTCTTGGCAAGAGCCTCCGGAATGTGCATATTGATGAGGAAGGCCGGCACAGTTTGGGCAGTGACCATAATCGCCTCAGGCTGCAGTTTGAAGCATCTCCTTGGCGTCAAAAGGTGAAGAAACACGAGCCTGCTACGCGATTTCTCCCCGACGCGGCCTACGAGGAAGTGGCCAACGAACTTGAACTATGCTCCGGCCGCGAACAAGCAGATACCTATGAGCAGTACATTGCCCAGCTCCGCCAGATCATGCGGAAACACGAGAAGATTGTCAAGGCGCGTCGAGGGTTTAGCAGAAAGAGTTGGTGGGATGGGGAGGTCCAAGCAGCAATAAAAGCCCGCCGAACCGCCAACCGATGTCACCGCCAGTGTGTAAAGAGGCCCCACAGCGCGGATGTCCAGGCGACATGGCAGGAATATCTGCGGCGAAAACGGGAGATGCAGGCTATCACACAACGGAAGATAGCAGAAGCCAACCACAAGACGCTCCACGCAATCAAGTCTGCAGGCAGAGGAGCAGCGGCCAAATTCTGGACATATGTCTCTCGGCTCGATGGCAAAGCAACACAACAGGAAATTCGCACAGAATCAACGAGGGACAAGACCACAGATCTACACCGAGCCTTAACCGACCATCTTCACCAACTGTACGCGCAGCCACACCCCAGTACACATACTGAACTCCCCTGCCCAGATGTCTCAGAACCGACTGGCACAGGCCACCAGAAGTGGACAGTGGCAAGGAGCGCCATTGACAGGGCTATCTCCAAGATAGGTGCCCGCACTGCTCGGGGCTTCGACGGTATTCCTGCAGGGCTGGTGAAACGCCTCGGTGCTGGCGCACGGGCCCAGCTGGCCGATTTCTTCAGCGAAATCCTAGCTGGTGTCCCTATACCAAGTGACTGGCTACGTGGCAAAGTAATCCTGCTCCCGAAAAGGGGGGGAGACCCCGGCCTCCTACGAGACTGCAGGCCACTCACAATCACAAGTGTAGTGTACCGTGTGTTCGCACAAGTTCTCAAAGCCTGGATGACTACGTGGGCCGAAGAGGGTGGTCACCTCACGGAGTTACAGAATGGTTTTCGACGAGACCGACGGCTGGAGGACAACCTTTTTGTCCTGACCCAATGTATAGAGGTTGCACGAAAGGAGGAACGGGGGCTGATTGGCTGCTTCCTAGATGTGTCAAAGGCCTATGACAGTGTACCACACGAGCTATTACTACAGCACCTAGAGGCACTTGGGATGCCGCCCACATGGACTGGCTTGCTTGGACGCCTGTATAGAGACAGCTCTGTTGTGGCCACCCTAAACGGAGCCTACTCAAGTGAGGTGAGGGTGGGCAAGGGATTAAAACAAGGCTGCCCTCTTTCACCCTTACTCTATATGTTGTATACCGCCGGTGTAGAGCGCACAATACTAGCCTCTGGGGTGGGCTTTGTGGTGGAGCGCATAAGCGATGGGCTCAAAGAACAGCAAACCCTGCCGGGACTcgtattcgctgacgacattgtgcTGCTGGCGGGAAACAGTGGCGACCTGCAGACCCTCGTTACCAGCTGTGCCGAGGCCATGGCGCCACTGGGACTGCAGTTCAACACGAAGAAATCGGCGGTGGTCAACTTCTCTGGCCCGGGGCTTCCTGGTTTGCTGACACTGCCAGGTGGAGGACTGCTGCCCGAAGCACCTGAGTACCGATACCTCGGGGTGAACTTCTGGGCACAAGTAGATTATACAGCAAACCACGAGAGGCACCTGAGACAAACATCCCAGAGGGCCGGCCAAGTACTCCGTAGGAGGTGCCTGTGGGGTTTCAACCGTCCCATTATGGTGCGCGAACTATGGAAGGCGGTACACGTGCCGGCGCTAACTTTCGCTAATGCAGTGATTTGCCCCGCTGCGCAGACCCGGGAGTGGCTTGAACGCAGTCAGCGCGCCGTAGGACGACTTGCTCTGGGGTGCCACGGCAACGTTGCCAACGAGGCAGTCCAGGGTGACCTGGGTTGGTCCTGTTTCGAAGCGCGGGAAGCTCGGAGCAAGCTGTCCTACGAAGGCAGGTTGCGCCTGATGCAGCCACATCGCTGGGCACGGCGAATATTTGATTATGTTCACCGCAACGGCAtccgcaccagatggtcgaaaagacTGCAGCACCTCAGCAGGAAATACGGCTTCTATACGAGCCCTGTGCAGGAGGACACCGAGCATAAgtggtccaaagcagttaagaCCCAAGTGCGAATGACGGAGGCTGACACTTGGCGGCGAGACATGGAGGAGAAGAGTACACTGAGGATCTACAGGGAATCCAAACAGGAGATCCATGTCGAACCCCTATTCGACAATAGTGTAGCCAGCAGCCTCCTCTTCGAAGCACGAGCCGGCGCTCTCAGAACTCTGGCATATCGCCGGCGCTTTGATGACAGCGTGGGAGATGCAATGTGCCGT AGCCAATGA